DNA sequence from the Hoylesella buccalis ATCC 35310 genome:
GTCGAGTGTTAACTGCCAACAGCTAATTCTGCAACAAATACTTCCTAACCGATGTCACTCCTTAACATCTTTGATCAGCGATACAGCGGCGGCACCCAGTAACAGTGAGATGCCCGCAACGAACATCATGTGGCTCTGAATCGAGCCTACAAGACTGAGGAGTGTGCCTCCTATTAACGCAGCCACGATTTGCGGAATGCAGATGGTGCCATTGAACAGGCCGAGGTAAGCACCCATGTGGCCATAACCTTGCAGGGCGTTGGTAACAAAAGTAAACGGCATGGCCAGGATGGCGGCCCACGCACAGCCTATGAGGAGGAACGGAATGAACAACAAGTACTGGTCGTGCACCACGGTACAGGCTGCAAAACCTATGGCACCCAATGCCAGACTAAGAGCGTAGGCGGTCTTCCTACTACCGAGTTTGGGCAGCAATGGTGCCCATAGCACAGAGCCAATGGCCTGCACGGCGAACAATACGCCCACCCAGTTGCCAGCCTCTTGTGCTCCCTCGCTGGCCATGTCGGTGGTGCCCCAAACGTTGGCGGCTACGGTGCCGTGCGTATAGGTCCACATGTACATGAAGGCTATCCAACTGAAGAACTGCACGATGCCTACCTTCCAGAAAGTGGAGGGTGCATGCTTGAGTAGGGTTATCCAGTTTTCTTTCTTCTCTGTATCAGACTTCAGACTGCCGTTGTACTGCTCGTACTCCTGCGGTGGCCACTCCCGTACCTTGGAGATGGTGTAGTTGACGCAGAGAATAAGGATGCCCGCACCCACGATAAAGCTGTAGATCACCGAGTCGGGGATGACACCCTTGGGTGCCGTGTTGGCGATGCCCAACAACGCGAAGAAGAATGGAAACAGATAACCCACTAACGAACCTGCATTGCACAGCAAGCTCTGGATGGAGTAGGCCTTGGCTTTCTGTTTTTCGTTAACCATATCACCCACGAGCATCTTAAACGGTTGCATGGCCATATTAATAGAGGTGTCGAGGAACATGAGCATGACAAGTCCGAAAATCATAGCTTCTGATGCCGACATGCCAAACGAGCCGGAATGGGGTAACAGGCACATGACCAGTACAGCTGCTGCCGCTCCGATGAATAAGTAAGGGATGCGACGACCATAGCGTGTCCATGTTCGATCTGAAAGTGTACCGATAATGGGTTGCACCACAATGCCCATCAAGGGTGGCAGAATCCAGAAATAACTCAAGTTGTGTGGGTCTGCGCCCAGTGTGGCGAAGATACGCGAGATGTTTGCACTTTGTAGCGCGTACGCAATCTGTACACCGAAAAATCCGAAACTTAAATTCCAAAGTTTCCAAAAGCTCATGTCGGGCTTCTTTTTTAATTCATAATTCATAATTCTTAATTCATACTTTTGGTTGAGTATACGATGAAGTTTTTTTGCAATTCATAATTCATAATTCGTTATTCATACTTTTGGTTGAATATACGTTGAGGTTTTTTTTGATTCATTATGTTTCATGCAAAACGGTTAATTATTGTTTTTGTTGTTCCTTGGTAATGTGCTTGATGATGGATGTTAGTAGTTTAATCAATTCAACGCAATCTGCTTGGAGGCTTTTTGCTGCCGTTTCGTTAATATATTGAGTGCGCCATAAAAGTTCTATCCAGTATTCTGTTTCACTCGCTTCTTTCAGTGCGATGTTGAGTTTTGATTTAAAATCTGCTTTTGATTGAGCTCTTAGTGCTTCTTTTACGTTTGCGCCAATACTCGTTCCGCTTCGTATAAGCTGTTTGCTCATTTCGTATTCTTTTTTCTCTTCTCTCAGATATTTACAGAGATTTACACAGCGAATAGCAAAAGAAAAACTCTTTTGGACGATTACATTGTTGTCTATATCTTTCATTGATAGCTGGAGTTTAGGTTCAAGTGAAAATATATGTATTATATGTATTATATAGATACCTATTACAAAGGTATTCATTTCAACATGATTTCTTCATATTCCATAACAAAATACTGTCAGCAAATAAAATTATGAATTATGAATTCTTAATTATGAATTACCTCGTTGTTCCCCTAATAATAAGTTTTGTTCTCACGATTCTCTTTTCAATCTTGTCAGGTGGGATGAAACCCTCCACACGAGAAATGAGGATGTTAGCCGCTTCTTCGCCTACCCGCACGCCACGCTGCTCTACGGTGGTGAGCATGGGGTCGCAGGCCTTGGCACGGTCACCATTGGTAAAGCCACAGATAGAGATATCCTCGGGTACCCGATACCCCATGCGCTTGGCAGCGTAGAGAATGCCCACGGCCGTATCATCGTTCACGGCGAAGAAAGCATCGGGGGCTTCCTCCTGACTCAGCAGCTCGGGGGTGATTAGCTCTGCGTCGGCGCGATTGTCGCAGATTCGGAAAAAACGGTCGTCAGCCTTCAGTCCGTACTTGGTAATAGCATCGCGGTAGCCGTTGTAACGGTTTTTGGAAATCTCCATGGTCATCAGCGTGCCGTAGTAAGCAATGCGCCGACAGCCAGTCTGTATCAAGTGGGTGACAGCATTGAAGGCACCCATATAGTCGTCCACCACCACTCGACTACATTCCACGCCCGTACAAATACGGTCGTAAAACACAAGTGGCATGCCGTGGTTTATCAGTTTCTGGAAATGCTCATAGCGTATGGTATCCTTGGCTTGTGAAACGATGACGCCGCACACCTTGTTCTCAAAATAATCCTGGCAGATGCGCACTTCACGATCGTATTTCTCGTTGCTCTGCGCCACCATGATGCGATAGCCGCGGGCACTGGCTTCCTCTTCGATGCCGGAGAGGATGCTGGAGAAATAGAAATGTGACAGCTGAGGAACAATGACGCCAATGACTCTCAGTGGTTTCACCTTGCTGTTGCGCAGCGACTCTGCGATGACGTTGGGATAGAAATTATGTTCGCGCGCGTAGGCCTGTATCTTTTCCCGTTGTTCTTTGCTGATGCTCGGGTTGTCTTTCAACGCACGCGAGACCGTTGCAATAGAAACACCCAGTTCCTTTGCAATGTCTTTCATTGTGAGCGGTGACAAAATATCCATTTAGGTTGTTATTAGTGATACAAATGTATGCAAAACCTGAGAATGCAGGAAAGCAAGTCGTTGATTTCTAACCAAATCTTTCATGCAAACGTTTGCACTACTAAAACAACGAATTTATAGGAAAAATCGTATGTTAAAGGTTAAACAATACTAACTTTGCACGCAGAGGAGCTACTAACCAGACATACAAGAGAAACAATCAAGCCTCCTCATTGCATTTCCCTGGCCTTAATATGGAAGGCACAAACGCATGAGTCACGACAGGCCATGAACATCAGGGAACACGACCTAAGCGATACACTAAATTTATTATATTTATATTAACTAAAAACAAGAAAGATGAAGCAGGTAAATTTTACATTGCCGCTGAGAATGCTAACGCTGTTGTGTGTGTTGGTATTATCAGTCAGTGCCTTCGCGCAACAAATTGCCGTGAACGGCCATGTGAAGGATGAAACCGGCGAACCCATTATTGGCGCTACTATTAGAGTAGTGGGACAGACGGGAGGTACGGTGACAGACTTTGATGGAAATTTCACCATCAACGCCAATACGGGCGACAAAATCTCCGTTAGTTACATTGGTTACGATGTCTTTGAGGCACCAGCAACCGCCAAGATGACCATTACTCTGAAAGAAGCTAAAGGCGAGTCGATCAACGAAGTGGTGGTGATTGGCTACGGACGAGTGAAGAAAAACGACTTGACGGGTAGTGTTACTGCCTTGAATGCAGAGAAAATGG
Encoded proteins:
- a CDS encoding SLC45 family MFS transporter; the encoded protein is MNYELKKKPDMSFWKLWNLSFGFFGVQIAYALQSANISRIFATLGADPHNLSYFWILPPLMGIVVQPIIGTLSDRTWTRYGRRIPYLFIGAAAAVLVMCLLPHSGSFGMSASEAMIFGLVMLMFLDTSINMAMQPFKMLVGDMVNEKQKAKAYSIQSLLCNAGSLVGYLFPFFFALLGIANTAPKGVIPDSVIYSFIVGAGILILCVNYTISKVREWPPQEYEQYNGSLKSDTEKKENWITLLKHAPSTFWKVGIVQFFSWIAFMYMWTYTHGTVAANVWGTTDMASEGAQEAGNWVGVLFAVQAIGSVLWAPLLPKLGSRKTAYALSLALGAIGFAACTVVHDQYLLFIPFLLIGCAWAAILAMPFTFVTNALQGYGHMGAYLGLFNGTICIPQIVAALIGGTLLSLVGSIQSHMMFVAGISLLLGAAAVSLIKDVKE
- a CDS encoding four helix bundle protein: MKDIDNNVIVQKSFSFAIRCVNLCKYLREEKKEYEMSKQLIRSGTSIGANVKEALRAQSKADFKSKLNIALKEASETEYWIELLWRTQYINETAAKSLQADCVELIKLLTSIIKHITKEQQKQ
- a CDS encoding LacI family DNA-binding transcriptional regulator; translation: MKDIAKELGVSIATVSRALKDNPSISKEQREKIQAYAREHNFYPNVIAESLRNSKVKPLRVIGVIVPQLSHFYFSSILSGIEEEASARGYRIMVAQSNEKYDREVRICQDYFENKVCGVIVSQAKDTIRYEHFQKLINHGMPLVFYDRICTGVECSRVVVDDYMGAFNAVTHLIQTGCRRIAYYGTLMTMEISKNRYNGYRDAITKYGLKADDRFFRICDNRADAELITPELLSQEEAPDAFFAVNDDTAVGILYAAKRMGYRVPEDISICGFTNGDRAKACDPMLTTVEQRGVRVGEEAANILISRVEGFIPPDKIEKRIVRTKLIIRGTTR